A DNA window from Lachancea thermotolerans CBS 6340 chromosome G complete sequence contains the following coding sequences:
- a CDS encoding alpha,alpha-trehalase (highly similar to uniprot|P32356 Saccharomyces cerevisiae YDR001C NTH1 Neutral trehalase degrades trehalose required for thermotolerance and may mediate resistance to other cellular stresses may be phosphorylated by Cdc28p): MYVRLIIYLALALGIHCISITVTVIVPSNHCIRCNMEGESRGTNRHHKRTNSLDQFADPFSTAEIYYGPETNPSQRNDKGLNRVRTMSVIGNSSPFKLEDYANLSIRRRGSEDDSFRSTRGRRMFFIEDVDTTLEQLLNREDTDKNFQITIEDTGPKTIRIGTANSNGYKNVSIWGNYVLSNLLQELTLAKSFGRKQIVLDEARLNENPVNRLERLIETQFWKSLTRRIDLYNVAKIASDNKIDTPAAKVPRIYVPYNCPDQYEFYIQASQVNPTSNLDVEYLPKDITPEYVKSINDRPGLLALAMEKHMNPATGEEVMFSYPYAVPGGRFNELYGWDSYLMALGLLNSNKADVARGMVEHFIFEIEHYGKILNANRSYYLCRSQPPFLTDMALKVFEKMGGRNNQDAISLLKRSFAAAIKEYKTVWMASPRLDDETGLSCYHPDGLGIPPETEPGHFDGLLTAYAQKYNVTIPQFRKMYNDGEIEEPELDEYFLHDRAVRESGHDTTYRLDGVCGHLATVDLNSLLYKYEVDIAEHIQQFHDDDFVDLLGEHSDSRYWKTQALKRKGRMAKYLWDEETGFFYDYHIKFKERMTYESATTFWALWAGLATDEQAVSMVTKALPKLEMLGGLVSCSEKSRGEVSIDRPTRQWDYPFGWAPHQILAWEGLHRYGFRGETKRLAYRWLFLMTKAFVDYNGIVVEKYDVTRGTDPHRVEAEYGNQGADFKGVATEGFGWVNSSYVLGLKYMDTHARRALASCISPDSFFANLKPEQRETYAL; encoded by the coding sequence ATGTACGTGAGGCTAATCATATATTTAGCTTTGGCTTTGGGGATACATTGTATATCGATCACAGTTACAGTAATAGTTCCTAGCAACCACTGCATTCGTTGTAATATGGAAGGGGAATCTCGTGGCACCAATAGGCACCACAAGCGCACTAACTCGCTTGACCAGTTTGCAGATCCCTTTTCTACTGCTGAAATCTATTATGGGCCAGAAACAAATCCCTCGCAGAGAAATGACAAGGGACTTAATCGAGTTAGAACAATGAGTGTTATTGGTAATTCGTCACCATTCAAGTTAGAGGACTATGCTAATCTCTCTATCAGAAGACGTGGATCAGAAGATGATAGCTTCAGAAGTACTAGGGGACGTCGGATGTTCTTCATAGAAGACGTGGACACAACTTTAGAGCAGCTCTTGAACCGTGAAGACACTGATAAAAACTTCCAGATCACTATTGAAGACACTGGGCCTAAAACTATCCGAATCGGAACTGCGAACTCAAATGGCTACAAAAACGTGAGCATTTGGGGTAACTATGTGCTCTCAAATCTGCTGCAAGAACTGACGTTGGCCAAGAGTTTTGGCAGAAAACAAAttgttttggatgaagCTAGGCTGAATGAAAATCCAGTCAACAGGCTAGAGAGATTGATCGAAActcaattttggaaatcGCTCACGAGGAGAATCGATCTTTATAACGTGGCAAAGATAGCGTCAGACAATAAAATTGACACCCCAGCAGCAAAAGTCCCAAGAATTTATGTCCCTTATAACTGTCCAGATCAGTACGAATTTTACATCCAGGCATCCCAAGTTAACCCAACTTCCAATCTTGACGTGGAATATCTGCCCAAAGATATTACCCCAGAATATGTTAAATCCATTAACGATAGACCAGGACTTTTAGCCCTTGCCATGGAGAAGCACATGAACCCAGCGACTGGCGAAGAAGTCATGTTTAGTTATCCATATGCAGTCCCTGGTGGTCGATTCAACGAACTTTATGGTTGGGATTCATATCTCATGGCGCTAGGACTTTTGAACAGCAACAAGGCAGATGTTGCAAGGGGTATGGTTGAGCactttatttttgagattgAACATTATGGGAAAATTCTCAACGCTAATAGAAGCTATTATTTGTGCAGATCTCAACCACCCTTTTTGACGGACATGGCACTcaaggtttttgagaagatgGGAGGCAGAAACAACCAAGATGCAATTTCCTTACTTAAGCGCTCATTTGCAGCAGCCATTAAAGAATACAAAACGGTGTGGATGGCATCGCCAAGACTGGATGACGAGACAGGACTTTCTTGTTATCACCCTGATGGACTCGGGATCCCTCCCGAGACTGAACCAGGGCACTTTGATGGTTTGCTGACCGCATATGCCCAGAAATACAATGTTACTATTCCTCAGTTTAGGAAAATGTATAACGACGGCGAGATTGAagagcctgagcttgacGAATACTTTTTACATGACAGAGCTGTAAGGGAATCAGGACACGATACTACGTACCGGCTTGACGGTGTTTGTGGTCATCTAGCAACTGTCGACCTAAACTCCCTGTTATACAAGTACGAAGTTGATATTGCAGAACATATCCAACAATTTCACGACGACGACTTCGTGGATTTACTAGGAGAGCATTCTGACTCGAGATATTGGAAAACACAAGCCCTGAAGAGAAAAGGTAGAATGGCAAAGTATCTGTGGGATGAAGAAACCGGATTTTTTTATGATTACCATATTAAATTCAAAGAACGTATGACCTACGAGTCCGCGACCACATTCTGGGCATTATGGGCAGGCCTCGCCACAGATGAGCAAGCTGTCTCTATGGTAACCAAAGCTCTACCAAAACTGGAAATGCTCGGTGGCCTAGTGTCTTGTTCAGAGAAGTCACGAGGCGAGGTTTCGATTGACCGGCCAACCAGGCAGTGGGACTATCCGTTTGGTTGGGCTCCTCATCAAATCTTGGCTTGGGAGGGACTCCATCGGTATGGCTTCCGCGGAGAAACCAAGCGTTTAGCTTATAGATGGctatttttgatgactAAGGCTTTTGTTGACTATAATGGAATAGTAGTTGAAAAATATGATGTCACGAGGGGCACGGATCCTCATAGGGTTGAGGCTGAGTATGGAAATCAAGGTGCGGACTTCAAGGGTGTTGCTACCGAGGGTTTCGGTTGGGTAAATTCAAGTTATGTTTTAGGCTTAAAATACATGGACACTCATGCCAGAAGAGCGCTGGCATCTTGTATTTCACCTGACTCCTTTTTCGCAAACTTGAAACCTGAGCAACGGGAAACATATGCCTTGTGA